In Deltaproteobacteria bacterium, the sequence CGACTACAGTCGCCACCGGCCCGGGTTTCCCGAGGAGTTCTTCGATTACGTGGGGCGTTATGGCGTCGGCGTCGAGGGCCAGCGCGTACTTGATCTCGGCACCGGCACCGGAACGTTGGCACGGGGCTTTGCCCGGCGCGGCTGCCGCGCCGTGGGCCTCGATCCCTCGCCGGAGATGCTGCAAGCGGCCGCGGCGCTGGCGCGGGAGGAGCAGGTGGCCGTCGGCTGGGTGCGCGCCTGGGCGGAGGCCACCGGGCTGCGCGCGGCGGCATTCGAGGTCATTTGCGCCGGCCAGTGCTGGCACTGGTTCGACCGCGAGCGGGCGGCGGCGGAGCTGGTGCGCTTGCTGCAAACCGGTGGCTTCGCCCTGCTCGCGTACTTCACCTATCTCAGCGACCCCGGTACGGTCGGTCATACGACCGAGGCACTGATCTTGCGCGACAACCCCGGCTGGCCGGCGGCCGGCAGTAGCGGCCGCCACCCCATCTTCGCCGCCGACCTCAGCGCCGCCGGGTTGATTCATCAAGACATCTTCTGGTTCGACCTCGATGTTTGCATGACTCACGAAGCGTGGCGCGGCCGCATCCGCGCCTGCAACGGCGTGCTCACCCTGCCGCCCGCTCAGATCGCCGCCTTCGATGCCGACTTGGCCGCGCTCTTGGCCCGCGATTACCCCGAGCCGCTGGCCGTTGCCCACCGGGTGTTCGGCATCCTGGCGCGCAAACCCGGCTGATCGCCAGGGCCTCGCCGGGTGCTGCCCTGCCGGCTCTCTATCCGGACAGGCGTGTTGGAGCCCGGCTCACGCTTCTGAAAATACTATCCCCGAAAGTCTTCGCGCGTGCCGAGCGGCGGTGACGGCAACGTTCATGTACGCAGGTGATCAAAGTCATGCTCGCAGCCAGGACAGTGGTAAGGGTTAGGGGTAGGATAGCTGCGCTCGTACATACGGGCGTGGGCAAGAGCTGGCAGGAGTTCCAAAGTCCGCTCCGCCGCAGGGAGATTGAGGTCAGCTTGGCAGGGGCTGGCCCGGCGTCCGGTGGCGGATGCGCGGAGGAGACACGATGGATCGACGCGCGCGGTCTCATCTGTTGTGGATTGTCCTTGCCGGAGCGGTGTTGCTGGAGCTTAGCCCGCAGCGGGCCGGAGCTGCGCCAGCACCGGTCATCACATGGGAATACGATCAGGTCCGGCCCGCCATCGCCTTCGGCGGCGCCGCCAACGAGTACCTGGTCGTCTGGGAAGATCATCACTGGGGGTTCGGCACCGACTGGGACATTTACGCCCGGCGTGCCGGCGCCGACGGCGCGCCGCTCGGCAGCGCCTTCGCGGTTGCTTTCGAAGGCGACAAGCACCGGCTCGACCCGGCCGTGGTCTACAACAGCGCTCAGGCGCAGTTCCTGATCGTCTGGGAGTATGAGTATTCGGCCGATGATCGCGACATCTACGCCCGCCGCGTCGCCACCGACGGCGCGCTGAGCGGCGGCGAGATTGCCGTCGCCACCCCGACCGCTTTCGACAGCAACCCGGCGGCGGCGTTCAACCCGGCGCTGGAGGAGTACCTCGTGGTCTGGGAGCGCCGCGCCGGTAGCGATGAATTCAGCCACCATGACATCTATGCGCAACGAGTGAACAACGCCGGCACCGTGCAAGGCGCCGCCATCCCCGTTGAAACCGGCACCACCGATCAGCTCGCACCGGCGGTCGCCTACAATCGTTACAGCGGCGAGTATCTGGTGGTCTGGCAGGACAAGAACCCTACCAGTGGTGAGTTCGACATCGCCGGCCGGCGCGTCGCTGGCGACGGCTCGCTGGTGGGATCGAAGGTCGCCATCTCGACGTGGGAGTACGATCAGCTCAAGCCCCGCGTAGCCTTCGCCAACACCGCCAACGAATTCCTGGTGGTCTGGGAGGATCATCACTGGGGGTTTGGGGCCGACTGGGACATCTACGGCCAGCGGCTGAACGCGGACGGTACGCCCGCCGGCGGCAACTTCGCCATCTCCTGGGAGACGATAAATGCGCGGGTGAACCCGGACGTGGCCTACAACCTCGCCGCCAACGAATACGTGGTCGTCTGGGAGCAGGAGTTCTCCGCCGCGGATCATGATGTGGCCCGGCGCCGAGTGGGTACTGACGGAACGTTGCTCGAAGAGGCGATCAAAGTGTCGGAACTCGGCACGCAAGAAAGCCAGCCGGCGGTGGCGGCCGGCGCGGCCTACGTGATCGCCTGGGAGGACGGCCGCAACAGCGGGACCCAAGGCCTCGATGTCTACGCCGACTTCTTCACCGCCCCCCTGCCAACCCCAACCGCAACGGTGACTGCAACTGCGACCGCCAGCTTCACCGCCAGCTCGACCTACACCCGCACGCCGACGTTGACGCGCACGCCCACTACCACCCGCACCGCGACTGCCACCCGCACCCCCAGCGTAACCCCGAGCGCCACCCGCACCGCGACCCCGACCCGCACGCCCACTCAAACCCGTACTGCCACCGCCACTCACACGCTCACCCGAACACCAACCACAGCGCCGACACCGAGCCACACCGCCACCGCAACCGCGACGTTCACGGCAACACCGGCGCCCTCGGCGACCGCCACGGCAAGCGCGACCGAGACACCGCCGCTCACCCCGACGCTCACGGCGTCCGCTACGCTTACGGCAACCGCCAGCGCCACATCTACGCCCAGCACAACTTGGACCCCAACGACAACCTCCAGCGTCACTGCCAGCCACAGCCCCAGCTCCACGCCAAGTTACACCGCGACGACGACGCCGACCGCCACTGCCACCGCCAGCCCCGGCATCACTCTGCCCCCGTCACCGTCGGCAACACCGACGACTTTGTTTACCGCCACCGCGACTGTCACCGCCGGCAACACTGCAACTCCGACGGCAACTTTCACCACTACTTCGACCGTCGTCTTCTCCGGCACACCGACTGCCACGCCCACAGTGACTCATTCGCCGACACCAGTGTCGTCGGCCGGGCTATGCACGCTCGAAGATCTCAGCCCCAGCGCCGGCAGCACCCCCGGACCGGGCGCATCGCTATGGGGCAAGATGCTGTCGCTGTCGGCGAGCGGAATCCCCGGCGTGGCCGGACCGGCGACAAGTTGGAACAGTCTCAACGGCGACGTGCTGGTCGAACACCTCGCCGCCGCCGATGAGAACGGTCACTTGCTGGTCTTCTACTGGTATGCCGGTAGCGATTGGAAGGCCGTCGACCTGTTCGAGAAGACCGGTGCGCAGGTGGCGATCGAACGACCGGAGAGCTGGTTGTCGGTCGGCAGCACAGCTGGTTTTCTCGAAAACCTCGCGCTGCCTTCGCCCGACGGCGAGCTGCTCGTGTTCACCTGGCGGCCGGGTGGTGATTGGGAAGCGACAAATCTGTCCGCGCTCACGGGCCGCACCATCAAGGGCCCGGTGACGGCCTGGAGCGTACCCCTAGCCGGCGGCGTGTTCGTCGAGCATCTCGCCGCCCGTGCGGCAAACGACGACCTGCTGGTCTTCTACCGGCAAGAGGGCGATCCGTGGCAGGTCAGGAGTGTCACGGCCATCTCCGGAAGAAAGATCGCGGGCGAGCCGGAGGGGTGGGCGGTATTCAATGGCGTCGAAATCGAGGAAAAGGTCGCGGCCGCCGGACCCGGCGGTGAGATGCTTCTCTTCACCTATCGCCCGAGCACGGACTGGGTGGCGCAGGACCTCAGCGCCGCCACCCACCAGTACGTGTCGGGCCCGGCCAGCATGTGGTTTGACCCGGTGGCGCATTACGAGAAGTTCGCCGTGCAGGCGGTCAACGGCGACATCGTCATCTTCTCTCGCGATGCCATCGACGGTGGCTGGGCGGTAGTCAACGTCTCCGCCCAAGCCGGCCTACGCGCCGGGCCGCTGGTGAACTGGCAGACCACAGACGGGGCGACGTGGTACGAGCACCTGGCAGCTACCGGTGCCGGCGAGCATCTGTTCGCGTTTCACCGCGCGATTGGTAGCAGCTGGCAAGCGGTGGATGTTAGCGATCTCACCGGCCGCACTGTCACGCAGCCGCCGACAGCATGGACGGCGCCCGAGGGCCAGCTCACCATCGAGCACTTGGCCGCGCCGGCCGCTAACGGGCAACTCCAGGTGTTCTATTTCACTCCCGGTTACGGCTGGAATGTCGTCGATGCCTCGCTGAAGGCGGGCGGACGCACGGTATACGCCGCCGCACCGCAAGCGGGGGTCTGGCGCTCTCAGGACTACGGCATCACCTGGTCTCAGCTGACGCGACCGCAGCCGCCGCCGGCTGGGCAGGCGAGCGGCACACTGGATGTGCCCATAGTTCTGGACGTAGCGGTGTCGCCCGCTGACCCGCAGATGGTGTTTGCGGCCACGGGCGAAGATCACCGCAATCCGTCGCGCAGCGGGCTCTACCGCTCGACCGACGGTGGCGCCACCTGGAATCTCGTGCATCAGTTCCGCTGCGGCAACCAGGTGCAGCCGGTGACTCAGGTGTTGCTTGCGCCCGGCCAGCCGGCCACGGTGTACGCTGTCGGCGGCTGCGCGATCGCGATCAGCACGAACAACGGCGCGCCCGGCTCGTGGACTGACATCGAGCCCGCCAGCATAACCTCCGGGCGGCGGGTCTGGCACGTGGCCGTCAGCGCGGCGCTGCCCGACGGGACACGACGCGCTTTCGCCTGCGGCGACGGCACGCTCTGGTACTCGCACGACGGCGGCCAGCACTGGCATCGCGACCTCGCTGCGCCAGCGGCCTTGCCGGGGGGCTTCTGCGGCGCCACTGGAATCCGCGGTCACATTCCCGGGGCGCTGGCCTTGGCTATTGATCCGACCAACCCCCAACGGCTGTACCTGGCCCACCCCAACCGCGCCAATGGCCCGAGTTACTTCGTGCACACGGACAACCCGCCGGACCCGGTCGATGGCACGCACTGCAACGATACCGCCGCCAACCCGTTCCGCGGCTGCGGCGAAGGCTCGTTGTGGTACGGCGACCTGACCTCTTTCGATCCGGCGAAGCCCGACCAGCTCAACGGCACCTGGTCGCAACTTCCCGGCCCACCGGTCTACTGGAATGCCGGCGACAGCGGCACCGCCTTCGTCTTCACCCACGCGACCGCCAACGGCTACCTGCTCTTCTTCGCCGACAAAGCCACGCTGCACGTGAGTGCCGGCAAGCCCGCGGCCGGCAGCTGGCACCGCCTCGAAGGCTGGGACGCTTCCCGCAACCACCGCGAGAACCAGCTCTACAACGTTGCGCACGTGCACGTGGATCCCCACGGCTTGTACGTGTCACGCGATTTCAATCTCACGCTGAAGGCTCCACCCAACCCGACAGCGCCCTACAACGAGAACCGGGAGCTGGAGAGCTGCCTGGGCGGCAGGCTGTGGTACGCCAACGACGGTGGCGTCTATCGCACCGATGATTGCGGCGAGACCTGGATCAAGACCTACGCCGGCCTGAGCACGCTGGCGCCGATCAATGTGGCGGTCAATGCGCTGCCCGGGCAGCCGGGCCACATCAATCTGGCGCCGGCGCTGTACTTCGGCACCGGCGACAACGACGACTTCTACAGCCTCAACGGCGGCACCTCCTGGCGCGACGCTTGGGGCCAGTGCGGCGACTGCGACGCCTGGTTCTCCGACCCCGGACAGGTCGGGCGCGTGCTGCGCCTCAGCCCGCGCGCCGCCAAGGGCAATCAGGTGGTCGGAGCATTCGACGTGTTCAGCAACCCGAACGGACATCCCGACGCCGGCACCCAGGCCACAATCCGGTTGTTCTATGACGAGGGCATCGCTCCCTTCGCCGTGAGCTGGCTGGTGGCGGCGGGTTACCGGCCGATTATTCAGACTTTGTCGAGCGAGTCGCCGCTGGAAAACGGCGACTACATCACCATCCGGCAGATCGCCCAACCGGCGCCCACGCCGGCGCGGCGGGTGGTGTTGCGCGCCCGCGATAGTTTCAACACTGCCACACCATGGTCCGAGGAGCCGGCCGCGCTGCCGGCAACGGCGAACGTCAACGTAGTGCAAGCCGCCGGCGGCCACGCCTCGCCGACCTATTACGCCGGCAACGGCTCCGGTTTGTGGCGCAGCCGGCGTGATGCCGGCGGGGTGCTCGCCGGCTGGGATGCCATCGTTCCCGGCGGCGGTGCCACCGTCGCTCAGCGCTTCTTCGTCAACCCGTACGACCCTGACGAGGTTTACATCGTCGATACCGGCGCAATTCGGCGCTCAAACAACGCGCGCGCCGCGGCCCCGACGTGGGCCATCGACACCTTGCTGGACGCCGCGCTCAACCCCGGCGGCGAGTTCAGTTACACCTGCGTGCAAACTACCGGTGACATCAATCTGCCCACGCGCTGCGTACTCAACGATGTCATCTTCGATCGCCAGGAGCCCCGCATCCGTTTTGCGGCCGGCTTGGCGGGCGTGTTCTACTCCGGCGACGGCACCAACTGGTTCCGCCTGCTCGACACCCGCGCCCTGCCCAGCCGCCCGCGCGCGCTCTGGTTCGATCGCCTCACCAGCCCGGGCTTTCACAGCCTTTACATCGCGCTCGATGGCCGCGGCATCATGCGCTGCCACCCCATTCCGGTGACACCGCCGTCCCCGCTCCCGACACCCACACCCAGCGCAAGCGTTACGGCTACGCCCACGATCACCCGAACCCGAACCCGAACCCCGACCCCCACCAGTCCCCCTTCACCCACGCTCACTGCCGTCACACCCGGTTTACCCACCTTCACCCCGAGCCCGACACCCACCGGCACGCTCACGGTTTCGCCCTCACTGCCAAGTGCCACACCCACGCCAACGCCCACACCGGCAGCTACGAGCGTGCTACCGCCGCTGCGACGCGGCTTCGGTGGTGCGATCTTCCTGATCGAGCCGACGCCGCTAGGCACACAGGCGGCGGCCGCCACCAGCCGCCCGCACCGCGGCGTGCGCATCGCTTTGTACGGCTCCGTCGAGCCCACCGGCGGCGGCGAGATGCTGGCGCGGGCACATTCGGCCGCGGATGGCAGCTTCGCTTTGTCCCTCTTCACCGAACCCGGCGAAGAGCTGCCGTATTACTTCCTAACTCTCGACGACCCGAACTACACCGTGGCGGCATTGCTGCCCGGCCCCGGCGGTGAGGTGATCGACGGGCGCTGGATCCGCTACACCAGTGCCGCCGCCGTTCACAGCGGTAACCGCCTCGAGGTGCGGCCAGCGGGCTTGCCGCCACAGGTGGTGATTCCGGAAGTAATTCCGGTGTGGAACGGGCCGCTGCTCTACATCCCTCCCGATGCCCCCATCGACACCGGTCCACCGCTCGACGTGTGGATCCTCGGCATCGAGGGCACCCAAGCGACGCAGTGCTTCGATCAGAGCGCCGGTTACACGGCGTGCGCGGACAACAGCCTGCCGCTATCGGCCGGCAAATCGACGGCGGTGCGGGTCTACATCGGCCACAGCGGCGGCCCGATCACCACGTGCAGCGCGCCGGGGCAGCCGTTCCTCAAGCAAGTTCGCGTCGCGCTAACCTGGCTGACCCCCACCTTCGCCGGCGCGGTTCCGGGCCTGACGATGTGGAGCGGGCCATCGGCGGTGCAGTACTTCGACGTGCCCTGTGCGACCACGCTGGCCGACGGCAGCAGCACGGGCTTGCGCGAGAACTCGTGGGGCGCGGCGACGTTCATCATCCCCAACCCCGGCGGGGATACGCTGGTGCTGCGTGCCAGCGTCAACGATGACCCACCGAAGTACGAGGAGTCGAATTACTCCAACAACCAGAGCGACCTGGTGACCGCGGCGCTCGCCTCGCGCTCGCCGCTGCTGGTGAAGTGGGCTCTGATTGATTACCAGCCATGGAAGTCGGCCTACTATCCGCAGTACCGTGGCGCGCGACTTGCCGATGCCCAGATTGCCGGCGGGGT encodes:
- a CDS encoding class I SAM-dependent methyltransferase; its protein translation is MSRPAIDFGAAAADYSRHRPGFPEEFFDYVGRYGVGVEGQRVLDLGTGTGTLARGFARRGCRAVGLDPSPEMLQAAAALAREEQVAVGWVRAWAEATGLRAAAFEVICAGQCWHWFDRERAAAELVRLLQTGGFALLAYFTYLSDPGTVGHTTEALILRDNPGWPAAGSSGRHPIFAADLSAAGLIHQDIFWFDLDVCMTHEAWRGRIRACNGVLTLPPAQIAAFDADLAALLARDYPEPLAVAHRVFGILARKPG